ACTCGGCCAAACGAGCCATGAAAGCGTCGTCTGCGGTCCAGTCCTTTGCATCGCTCCACACACGAGAGAATTTGCGGCCCAGGCTCTCCAGGCAGGCACCGGTGTTAAGCAGTCCAACGAGCCCCGGCCACTGACCGGAGAAATTACTTGCCAGCAGCAACGGGCTGTCTTTGCCCACAACGCCGTCTGTGGTGTGCGGCCCGTAGCACCAGTGCACGCAGACACCGATAAGAGGATCGTCCACCGGACCGAGCTTTTCGATGGCTTCGTGAGGTCGCGTGAGAAAACCTTCGATGCGATAGCTCTTGCGGCCGAGTTTTTTCAGGGCCCGCTCCAGTTGGACTGTGGCCTCTTCTGCGTTTGGCCGAGCCAGTTCGTTGGGCTTGGAGCGGTAATCGCCAGGCCAGAAAATACCGATTTTAGCTGTGGACATCTCTCCTCCTTCACGCGACAGAAATCTTGGGACATAAAGTCATCTCTCGTCCGCAGATTTTGCAGATTTTCGCAGATTAGAAAATGCAAAACGCTTGAATTCAAGGCTTTGTCGACCGAAATTCAGCAGTAGTCCTCGCTCGAGACGTGTTGTCCTGAGATAGTTCAAGAGCTGGGCTTGTTCGATGTTAGTGATCGCTTTCAACGCCTTCAACTCAACGATCACCTCGCCGGAACATATAAAATCAGCGCGATAAGAGCAGGTTAGCCGCTCCCCCTTGTAGTACACCGGCAGATCCACCTCCTTCGCAAAAGGAACACCTCTGGCCGAGAATTCCATAGCGAGCGTCTGATGATAAACCGCTTCCAGGAATCCCGGACCAAGGTGTCGATGAACCTCCATTGCTGCGCCGATGATGGCATGGGTTTGTTCGTCTTTTGAATCTGCGGCCATCTGTGAAATCTGCGGATTCGTTTCTGAAATGGCATCATCCCTCTGCATAAGGCTCCTCCGCGATAGGCAGAGCCAACTCATTGGGTTTGGAACGGTAATCGCCGGGCCAGAAAATACCGATTTTCGTTGTGGACATTTCTCCTCCTTCACGCGACGAATTGCGGGCACATAATACCATTTTTCAGGCAAAGTGTTTCCATCGAGACCCTATTTTTGTTCTGTTGACATGAGCATATGTATGATACGTATTAATACATATCATTTAGATGAAGGGCGCATCGAGATGAGAACCACGCTTAATATTGAAGACACATTGATTGAAAAAGCGTCG
The sequence above is a segment of the Desulfomonile tiedjei DSM 6799 genome. Coding sequences within it:
- a CDS encoding GxxExxY protein, whose amino-acid sequence is MQRDDAISETNPQISQMAADSKDEQTHAIIGAAMEVHRHLGPGFLEAVYHQTLAMEFSARGVPFAKEVDLPVYYKGERLTCSYRADFICSGEVIVELKALKAITNIEQAQLLNYLRTTRLERGLLLNFGRQSLEFKRFAFSNLRKSAKSADER